A part of Aspergillus oryzae RIB40 DNA, chromosome 7 genomic DNA contains:
- a CDS encoding putative UDP-glucose:glycoprotein glucosyltransferase (UDP-glucose:glycoprotein glucosyltransferase): MISGIGPVASWRLSVIVAAVLTCLVHASPSVNVALQASFDSAPYLIELLETAAEENATAYFPLLDRIADGAFDDAVTDKEVYNRFLQVIHEDGHLRTPESLSSFKLSLAIRSASPRIAAHYQYYNASVQHSLMAAQDAACPVWVHSDGKQYCSSTMERAQQDVSGDLHPRELPFDRVLGDMSLPPAVLYADVASPMFKDFHQTLSALVKEGQISYRVRYRPPQHWSARPLFVSGYGVELALKRTEYIVIDDRDAGQKEPSNGEANKAGDIEGDAPDDLRPLSSSEVSRLGVNTVSYVMDSANPLDTLVKLSQDFPKYSAKIAAHNATTKLLQDIRSSRLGMLPSGVNVMWINGVQMDPRKIDAYSLLDHLRRERKLIEKFRDLGISAQEAVDLLSHKLLGESLEQDAPQRYNYRDETEGGKVLIWLNDLEKDAKYDSWPSELGAFLRPTFPGQLPPVRRDAHNIVVPVDLTDTEDMNFVVKTIQVFVKRKIPVRFGLVPIASSPGSTAQLKVAHYLQETFGLASLIQYLEESLSSNKIASPDKTSFQAATKERKVRADRSALSLEEVLKHEELDEIVSRTVNYQNRLRITGGSSLIFINGVPIVRDDNWVQEMSNRVGKDLQSLQQGIMDNAFEEDAWLPKFFLSQAFDRRNPWVIPEDPKDIRVVDLAKVSASQKGGLGVLPRIASNKDNALDSVHMIVVGDFDSESGTKLLTAALESRQKHDEVEILFLHNPAHVPTASGSIAVYQLLKESQNVDVTQVLADIGSSGVSLPAHKEAEIARFWALQQPLAGELGFAPGASGVVINGRAVGPIPNDYTVVPDDFDQLLRYELTKRIGPVSEAAKELEIDSKLSGPLAFAKLTSLATLSTISDVPEGIFESTPDVRMNLFDKWNDSHSVVTVSNSEDAAITIVASIDPTSEVAQRWLPILKVLSELASVRLRLFLNAREEIQELPIKRFYRYVLDPEPSFAGDGAVLRPGASFSGVPVEALLTLGMDVPSSWLVAPQDSVHDLDNIKLSTLKAGSDVDAIYALEHILIEGHSRDLTTKTPPRGVQLALGTQENPYFSDTIIMANLGYFQFKAQPGLWQINLKPGRSERIFKLDSVGGMGYAPQLGDENNEVALLSFQGKTLFPRLSRKKGHESEDVLDTNPKPGSAMDYVSKGLNFASGILSSVGAGSKLSTTEKQADINIFSVASGHLYERMLNIMMVSVMRNTKHSVKFWFIEQFLSPSFKSFLPHLAKEYGFSYEMVTFKWPHWLRAQREKQREIWGYKILFLDVLFPLSLDKVIFVDADQVVRTDMYDLVNLDLEGAPYGFTPMCDSRHEMEGFRFWKQGYWKNFLRGQPYHISALYVVDLSRFRALAAGDRLRGQYQMLSADPNSLSNLDQDLPNHMQHQIPIKSLPQEWLWCETWCSDESLGQARTIDLCNNPQTKEPKLDRARRQVPEWTEYDEEIAALVEKVALEQQQSEEAQPDDEGDEDDGVWTKDEL; the protein is encoded by the exons ATGATATCCGGCATTGGTCCTGTCGCTTCATGGCGACTTTCTGTAATTGTCGCTGCTGTGCTGACCTGCCTCGTACACGCAAGCCCATCAGTCAATGTTGCTTTACAGGCTTCATTTGACTCGGCACCGTATCTCATAGAGCTTCT AGAAACTGCCGCAGAAGAAAACGCAACTGCCTATTTCCCACTGCTGGACCGTATCGCCGATGGAGCCTTCGATGATGCTGTGACCGACAAAGAAGTATATAATCGTTTTTTACAGGTCATACATGAGGATGGCCACCTGAGAACTCCTGAAAGCCTTTCATCGTTTAAACTCTCCTTGGCAATTCGCTCGGCAAGCCCCCGAATCGCAGCCCACTATCAATATTATAATGCTTCCGTACAACATTCTTTGATGGCAGCGCAGGACGCAGCTTGTCCGGTATGGGTACACTCAGATGGCAAACAGTACTGCTCCTCGACCATGGAGCGTGCTCAGCAGGATGTTTCTGGAGACTT GCACCCGCGAGAACTCCCGTTTGATAGAGTCCTGGGTGATATGTCGTTGCCTCCGGCCGTCTTGTACGCGGATGTGGCATCGCCAATGTTCAAGGACTTCCACCAGACGCTGAGTGCTTTGGTAAAAGAAGGACAGATTTCATACCGAGTACGATATCGGCCACCTCAGCACTGGAGCGCTCGACCACTTTTTGTTTCCGGCTATGGTGTTGAACTTGCATTAAAGCGAACCGAATATATTGTGATTGACGACCGAGATGCTGGACAGAAAGAACCCAGCAATGGGGAGGCCAACAAGGCAGGCGATATAGAAGGGGACGCCCCAGATGATCTTCGGCCACTCTCCTCGTCTGAAGTATCACGGCTTGGTGTGAACACTGTTAGCTACGTGATGGATAGTGCCAATCCTCTGGATACACTTGTGAAGCTCTCGCAGGATTTCCCAAAATACTCCGCCAAAATAGCAGCTCACAATGCCACTACCAAGCTCTTGCAAGACATCCGCTCTAGTCGATTAGGAATGCTCCCATCTGGAGTTAACGTTATGTGGATTAACGGGGTCCAAATGGATCCTCGGAAAATTGATGCATACTCTCTCCTGGACCATTTGCGCCGTGAAAGAAAATTAATAGAGAAATTCAGAGATCTAGGGATCTCTGCGCAGGAGGCTGTAGATCTTCTGTCCCACAAGCTTCTTGGGGAGTCTTTAGAACAGGATGCACCTCAACGTTACAATTACCGAGATGAAACCGAGGGTGGTAAGGTCCTCATATGGCTGAACGACCTTGAGAAGGATGCCAAATATGACTCTTGGCCAAGCGAGTTAGGGGCA TTCTTGCGGCCCACATTCCCAGGTCAACTTCCGCCAGTCCGCCGCGATGCGCACAACATCGTTGTCCCAGTAGACTTGACTGATACTGAAGACATGAACTTTGTAGTCAAGACAATCCAGGTGTTtgtaaagagaaagataCCTGTGAGATTCGGCTTGGTTCCTattgcatcttctcctggatcTACAGCTCAACTTAAAGTCGCACATTACCTCCAAGAGACCTTCGGTCTGGCGAGCTTGATTCAATATCTCGAGGAG TCTTTGTCTTCGAACAAGATCGCATCTCCAGATAAAACTTCCTTCCAAGCTGCAACCAAGGAGCGGAAAGTCCGCGCTGATAGAAGTGCCTTGTCGCTTGAAGAGGTTCTGAAACATGAAGAGCTCGATGAGATAGTGTCTCGAACAGTTAACTATCAGAATCGTCTCAGGATCACAGGTGGATCATCGTTGATATTCATCAACGGCGTCCCAATAGTCCGGGATGATAATTGGGTGCAAGAGATGAGCAACAGGGTAGGCAAAGACCTGCAGTCACTCCAGCAAGGGATCATGGATAATGCTTTTGAGGAAGACGCATGGCTACCAaagttcttcctttcccaggcCTTCGATCGTCGCAACCCCTGGGTGATCCCGGAGGATCCAAAGGATATCCGGGTTGTTGATCTGGCTAAGGTGTCGGCGTCGCAGAAAGGAGGTTTGGGTGTGCTCCCGCGCATTGCCTCTAACAAAGACAACGCTCTCGACAGCGTTCATatgattgttgttggtgaTTTTGATTCCGAAAGCGGTACCAAACTGCTCACTGCAGCGTTGGAAAGCCGGCAAAAGcatgatgaagttgagatcctcttccttcacAACCCGGCCCATGTACCTACCGCAAGTGGATCCATAGCTGTCTATCAATTGCtgaaggaaagccaaaacgTGGATGTCACACAGGTCCTGGCGGATATTGGGTCTTCTGGTGTCTCTCTGCCAGCCCATAAAGAAGCAGAGATTGCCCGATTTTGGGCATTACAACAGCCATTGGCTGGCGAGCTTGGCTTTGCTCCCGGAGCGAGCGGTGTTGTTATCAATGGCAGAGCAGTTGGGCCTATACCGAATGATTATACAGTGGTGCCAGATGATTTTGACCAGCTCTTGAGATATGAGCTCACGAAGCGCATAGGTCCTGTTTCGGAGGCCGCCAAGGAGCTCGAGATTGACTCAAAGCTTTCTGGACCTTTGGCTTTTGCTAAACTAACCTCTCTAGCGACTCTCTCTACTATCTCTGATGTCCCGGAGGGTATTTTCGAATCGACTCCGGACGTCCGAATGAACCTCTTTGATAAGTGGAACGATTCGCACTCGGTCGTGACCGTCTCTAACTCTGAAGATGCGGCGATCACAATTGTCGCTTCTATTGACCCGACGTCTGAAGTGGCCCAGAGATGGCTACCGATCTTGAAGGTACTTTCAGAATTGGCAAGCGTCAGGCTTAGACTTTTCTTGAACGCCCGGGAGGAAATACAGGAGCTTCCAATTAAGCGTTTCTACCGCTATGTCTTGGACCCGGAACCCTCTTTTGCCGGTGACGGAGCTGTATTGAGACCTGGTGCCTCTTTCTCGGGTGTGCCAGTTGAGGCACTGCTTACCTTGGGCATGGATGTCCCATCGTCTTGGCTTGTAGCTCCCCAGGACTCCGTTCATGATCTTGATAACATCAAGTTGAGTACCTTGAAGGCAGGATCTGATGTTGATGCTATCTATGCATTGGAGCATATTTTGATAGAAGGCCATTCGCGGGACTTGACTACAAAGACTCCACCAAGGGGAGTTCAGTTAGCTCTTGGTACCCAGGAGAACCCATATTTTTCTgacaccatcatcatggccaaCTTGGGTTACTTCCAATTCAAGGCACAGCCAGGACTGTGGCAGATTAATCTAAAACCGGGCCGCAGCGAACGTATATTTAAGCTCGACAGCGTTGGTGGCATGGGTTATGCTCCGCAACTCGGAGATGAGAATAATGAAGTAGCgctcctttccttccaaGGCAAAACCCTTTTCCCTCGCTTGTCGCGCAAGAAGGGTCATGAGTCCGAAGATGTTCTAGACACAAATCCTAAGCCCGGATCTGCCATGGACTACGTCTCTAAGGGGCTCAACTTTGCCTCCGGCATCCTGTCGAGCGTTGGAGCCGGCTCTAAGCTTAGCACCACCGAAAAGCAAGCCGACATTAACATCTTTTCAGTGGCAAGCGGCCATCTATACGAACGAATGTTAAATATCATGATGGTATCAGTGATGCGGAACACCAAACATTCCGTCAAATTCTGGTTCATTGAACAAttcctctctccctccttcaagtctttcctcccccacctAGCCAAAGAATACGGCTTCTCCTATGAAATGGTCACCTTCAAATGGCCACATTGGCTCCGTGCCCAGCGCGAAAAACAGCGCGAAATCTGGGGCTACAAAATCCTCTTCCTAGACgttctcttccccctttccctGGACAAGgtcatcttcgtcgacgCAGACCAAGTCGTTCGCACAGACATGTACGACCTCGTCAACCTAGATCTCGAAGGCGCTCCTTACGGCTTCACACCCATGTGCGATTCGCGCCATGAAATGGAAGGCTTCCGTTTCTGGAAACAGGGTTACTGGAAGAACTTCCTCCGCGGCCAGCCTTATCACATTTCGGCCCTTTACGTGGTCGACTTAAGCAGATTCCGTGCTCTGGCTGCCGGCGACCGTCTCCGTGGTCAATACCAGATGCTCTCTGCTGATCCCAACAGTTTGAGTAATCTTGACCAGGACCTGCCGAATCACATGCAACATCAAATCCCGATCAAGAGTCTGCCGCAGGAGTGGCTGTGGTGTGAGACATGGTGCTCCGATGAGTCTTTGGGTCAGGCGAGAACGATTGATCTATGTAATAACCCGCAGACTAAGGAGCCTAAGCTTGATAGGGCTAGACGGCAGGTTCCCGAGTGGACTGAGTATGATGAGGAGATTGCTGcgttggtggagaaggttgctCTTGAGCAGCAACAAAGTGAGGAGGCACAACCTGACGAtgagggagatgaagatgatggggtATGGACGAAGGATGAGCT ATGA